The DNA region ACATTATGCGTCAGTGAGTCGTATACATAGGGATAAATGGGGAGGAGGCTACTTTAAGGGAACCAGACTGTCAATCTTTTACATGTAAAAAAAAGTAGCCTATCTTTCAATATCTTATTTTTAAAGATGAAAGCGATATTATTTTTGTCGGGTGTTGGAGTTTGTGTTAAATAGGCTTAGGGTAGAAAAGTTAAAAAATTAGCCCTGATTCCTAAAGTCATGAAATTGGACAGGTAAACCTGCCAGTGAGCTTAACCGTTATATGTTTCAGGAGTTCGGTGTTGGAAAAGATTACATTGCAGGGATTTATAGTCGTACCTGATTCGGATCTTGAGGTTGTAAATCGTGAGCTTATTACTCATAAGAATCTCACATTAAAAGAGGCTGGTTGCTTAACTTTTACTGTAACACCTGATGCAGTTAATCCTAATAAATTTAATGTCTACGAAGAGTTCGTGAATCAAGCTGCTTTTGATAATCACCAAGCCAGAGTTAAATCATCTAAATGGGGCGAAGTAACTAAAAACGTAGAAAGATACTACCAAATAAGTACTGGCAAATAAATGTATAACAAGTTGTTCAAACGGACTCCTTAAACCTGTCATCTTTTTTGTGTCAAAAGATAAAAGGGACACTTTATTTACTATTTCCTTTATTTAACCCCTTAACCCCTAAGCATAACTCCCAAAAAGATAGCGACAACTCCCAAAACAATATTAAGAGGCAATAAAACATTGGGGAGCAATCGCACCTGTTCTTTGGCACTTGCAAAATCACCCCGATCAAAAAGCGTTTGTGCATGTGTGCGTTTGATGTACATATAGACATAATTGAGCGTCATAATTGTCCAAAGACTCTCTTTTATATGAACCACCACTCCTGATAAGCCTGTGCCTTTAAGAATGATAAACCCGCAAAGAACAATCAAGACAATAAAAGGCATGACAAGGTTAAACAACCGACCTACGATGTGTAATGTTTTGCCAAGCTTTATTTTTGGCTCTTCAATACTTTGAATTACAGGATGAACAGCAAATTTAATCGCAATCATACCTCCGACCCAAATCACGGCTGAGATGATATGTAAAAATAGGATAATCGTTTTGTAATGCTCAAAAAGTGCCTGCATCTTTTCTCCTTTTCCATATTATATAGCGATTGATTATACCCCACTATTCACCTTTGAACATTGACATTTTACATGTAAATATTTCGCTTTATATTTTTTATTTTTTTCAAAAGTATTTTTCTACGGAACACTATATGCAAAAGTGTGTGGTGAAATAAAAACTCACAAAGGAGAACAAAATGGCTGAACTCAGACAAATTGCTTTTTATGGCAAAGGCGGAATTGGTAAATCTACCACTTCACAAAATACACTCGCGGCAATGGCGCACTACTTCGGTAAAAAAATTCTTATCGTTGGATGTGATCCTAAGGCAGACTCTACACGACTTATTTTGCATGAAAAAGCACAATGCACTATTATGCAACTAGCAAGTGAGGCAGGTACTGTTGAAGACCTAGAGCTTGAAGATGTATGTAAACCAGGTGCTGCTGAGTTTGATCCAGATAACACAGATATTACAGAAGGTTTTATCATGTGTGCAGAATCAGGTGGACCAGAGCCAGGCGTTGGTTGTGCAGGTCGTGGTGTTATTACAGCGATTAACTTCCTTGAGGAAGAGGGTGCTTATGATCAAGATTTAGATTTCGTCTCTTACGACGTTCTTGGTGACGTTGTTTGTGGTGGATTTGCGATGCCAATTCGTGAAGGTAAAGCACAAGAGATCTACATCGTTATGTCAGGCGAAATGATGGCAATGTATGCGGCAAACAACATCTCTAAAGGTATTTTGAAATACGCAAACACTGGTGGTGTACGTCTAGCAGGTCTTATCTGTAATGCACGTATGACAGACCGTGAATACGATCTTGCAAAACATCTTGCAGAGCAAATCGGAACGCACTTGATTCACTTCGTACCAAGAAGTAACCACGTACAACGTGCTGAGCTTCGTCGTATGACCGTTGTTGAGTTTGCTGATAAAACAGACCAAGCATTTGAGTACAAAGAACTTGCAAGAAAAATCATTGCTAATGATCTTAAAGTGATCCCTAAACCACTTGAGATGGATGATCTTGAAGCATTGTTAATGGAATTTGGTTTGGAAGAAGAAGTCGAAGCAGACGCTATCGGTAAAAAAGCAACAGCATAATAACCGAAGAAAACTCTGCCAACGTCGTTGGCAAGCTTTAGCGCCCCAGTGGCAAACGTAGTCAAAAGAGCTTTGCCCTTTTGACGTTATAAAAAAATAAAAAGAGGAGCACACCATGTTTATATGCGGATACCACTTCCCAGCATCTTTGGGAAATAAAATTAGTCATGAGCAAGTCGTAGAGAGAGTCACAGCAGAAGTTGGCGATCTTTCAGATGTTAGTTACGCAGTCCTTACCAGTGAAAACCGTGATGGTATCAAACAAGAAGACCTACGTGTTGAAAAAGGTTCATTCCTTTTCACAGCATTGGCTGATTACTATAAAAAATCAGACATTGAAGGCGAATATAAAATGATTTTTTATACCAACAAGTATCAAATGAGTGAAGTTTCTAAAGCAGTCGATGGTGGTAAAACAGCAGACGTTTGTAAAAAACTTGACGATATGCTTCTCTACAGGGTCAAAGTCGCGTAAGCGTACTTTTTAAATAGAAAGGAAAATAGCATGACAACAGAAACATTGCTAAGCCAACAAGAAGCCGCAATTGCGGAAGTGCTTGCTGCTTACCCTGAAAAGGCGAAAAAAAGTAGAGAAAAACACCTTGGCGTTGATATGCCAGAGGGTGTTAAAGGTGCTTGTGATTCAACCAAGAGTAACAAACAAACCGTTCCAGGCGTTATGAGTCAACGTGGTTGTGCTTATGCAGGAAGTAAAGGTGTTGTTTGGGGCCCAGTGAAAGATATGATTCATATCTCTCATGGACCGGTTGGTTGTGGTCAATATAGCCGCGCAGGTAGAAGAAACTATTACATTGGTACAACAGGCGTTGATACCTATGTAACGATGAACTTCACAACCGACTATAATGAAAAAGACATCGTTTTCGGTGGCGATAAAAAGCTTAAAGCGGCACTCGCAGAAATTGATGCACTTTTCCCACTCAATAACGGTATTTCCATTCAAAGTGAATGCCCCATCGGTTTGATTGGTGATGATATTCAAGCAGTAGCCAAAGGCTACAAAAAAGAGTCTGGCAAGCCTACGGTTGCGGTTTCTTGTGAAGGTTTCCGTGGTGTTTCACAAAGTTTGGGTCACCATATTGCGAACGATATGATTCGTGATGAGGTACTTCCAGATAACTCTTATAAAAAAGATTTTGTATCAACTCCGTATGATGTTGCCATCATCGGTGACTATAACATCGGAGGGGACGCTTGGAGTTCAAGAATTTTACTTGAAGAGATGGGTCTTCGTGTTATCGCTCAATGGAGTGGTGATGCTACTTATAAAGAGTTAACGATCGCTCCAAAAGCGAAAATAAACCTTCTTCACTGCTACCGAAGTATGAACTATGTTGTTCGTCACATGGAGCAAGAATTTGGTGTGCCTTGGATGGAGTATAACTTCTTTGGTCCAAGCAAAACAACAGAGAGCTTACGCAAAATTGCAGCGTTCTTTGATGAGACAATTCAAGCTAAAACAGAAGCGGTTATCGCTAAATATACTGAAATGACCGATAAAGTCATTGCAAAGTATCGCCCTAAATTAGAAGGCAAAACCGTCATGTTATATGTCGGTGGATTACGTCCTCGCCACGTTATTGGTGCTTACGAAGATTTGGGAATGAAAATTATCGGTACAGGTTATGAGTTCGGACATGGTGATGACTATAAACGTACCAAAGATGAGCTTAGTGGCTCAACCTTGATCTATGACGATACCAACGAGTACGAATTAGAGCAATTTGTCAAAAGACTGAAACCTGATCTTGTAGCAAGCGGTGTAAAAGAGAAGTACGTTTTCCAAAAAATGGGATTACCATTTAGACAAATGCACTCTTGGGATTATAGT from Sulfurospirillum diekertiae includes:
- the nifH gene encoding nitrogenase iron protein translates to MAELRQIAFYGKGGIGKSTTSQNTLAAMAHYFGKKILIVGCDPKADSTRLILHEKAQCTIMQLASEAGTVEDLELEDVCKPGAAEFDPDNTDITEGFIMCAESGGPEPGVGCAGRGVITAINFLEEEGAYDQDLDFVSYDVLGDVVCGGFAMPIREGKAQEIYIVMSGEMMAMYAANNISKGILKYANTGGVRLAGLICNARMTDREYDLAKHLAEQIGTHLIHFVPRSNHVQRAELRRMTVVEFADKTDQAFEYKELARKIIANDLKVIPKPLEMDDLEALLMEFGLEEEVEADAIGKKATA
- the nifD gene encoding nitrogenase molybdenum-iron protein alpha chain, encoding MTTETLLSQQEAAIAEVLAAYPEKAKKSREKHLGVDMPEGVKGACDSTKSNKQTVPGVMSQRGCAYAGSKGVVWGPVKDMIHISHGPVGCGQYSRAGRRNYYIGTTGVDTYVTMNFTTDYNEKDIVFGGDKKLKAALAEIDALFPLNNGISIQSECPIGLIGDDIQAVAKGYKKESGKPTVAVSCEGFRGVSQSLGHHIANDMIRDEVLPDNSYKKDFVSTPYDVAIIGDYNIGGDAWSSRILLEEMGLRVIAQWSGDATYKELTIAPKAKINLLHCYRSMNYVVRHMEQEFGVPWMEYNFFGPSKTTESLRKIAAFFDETIQAKTEAVIAKYTEMTDKVIAKYRPKLEGKTVMLYVGGLRPRHVIGAYEDLGMKIIGTGYEFGHGDDYKRTKDELSGSTLIYDDTNEYELEQFVKRLKPDLVASGVKEKYVFQKMGLPFRQMHSWDYSGPYHGYDAFAIFAKDMDLALNSPVWAHTKAPWESN
- a CDS encoding putative quinol monooxygenase is translated as MLEKITLQGFIVVPDSDLEVVNRELITHKNLTLKEAGCLTFTVTPDAVNPNKFNVYEEFVNQAAFDNHQARVKSSKWGEVTKNVERYYQISTGK